From Cygnus atratus isolate AKBS03 ecotype Queensland, Australia chromosome 1, CAtr_DNAZoo_HiC_assembly, whole genome shotgun sequence, the proteins below share one genomic window:
- the CLDN10 gene encoding claudin-10 isoform X2 codes for MASTSAEIVAFLLTISGWVLVSSTLPTDYWKVSSIDGTVITTATFWANLWKTCVTDSTGVSNCKDFPSMLALDGYIQACRGLMISAVCLGFFGSVFGLIGMKCTKVGGSDQTKAKIACLAGLIFILSGLCSMTGCSLYANRITSEFFDPSYIAQKRGYAYNGATSVMSSRTKVHSSVPDKTPPKHFDKNAYV; via the exons ATGGCGAGCACGTCGGCGGAGATCGTCGCCTTCCTGCTGACCATCTCCGGCTGGGTGCTGGTCTCCTCCACGCTGCCCACCGACTACTGGAAGGTGTCGAGCATCGACGGCACGGTCATCACCACCGCCACCTTCTGGGCCAACCTCTGGAAGACCTGCGTGACCGACTCCACCGGCGTCTCCAACTGCAAGGACTTCCCCTCCATGCTGGCGCTGGACG GTTACATCCAAGCCTGCAGAGGGCTGATGATCTCCGCAGTCTGCCTGGGGTTCTTCGGTTCCGTGTTTGGGCTGATTGGGATGAAGTGTACAAAAGTCGGCGGTTCTGATCAGACCAAAGCAAAAATAGCTTGTTTAGCTGGACTGATTTTCATACTGTCTG GGCTGTGCTCTATGACTGGTTGTTCCCTGTATGCAAACAGGATTACGTCTGAGTTCTTTGATCCTTCTTATATTGCACAAAA gAGGGGGTATGCATATAACGGAGCCACATCTGTGATGTCTTCTCGCACAAAGGTTCACAGCAGCGTCCCAGACAAAACCCCACCAAAGCACTTTGACAAGAACGCCTACGTTTA
- the CLDN10 gene encoding claudin-10 isoform X1, with amino-acid sequence MASTSAEIVAFLLTISGWVLVSSTLPTDYWKVSSIDGTVITTATFWANLWKTCVTDSTGVSNCKDFPSMLALDGYIQACRGLMISAVCLGFFGSVFGLIGMKCTKVGGSDQTKAKIACLAGLIFILSGLCSMTGCSLYANRITSEFFDPSYIAQKYELGAALFIGWAGASLCIIGGSIFCFSIAENSKSPRRGYAYNGATSVMSSRTKVHSSVPDKTPPKHFDKNAYV; translated from the exons ATGGCGAGCACGTCGGCGGAGATCGTCGCCTTCCTGCTGACCATCTCCGGCTGGGTGCTGGTCTCCTCCACGCTGCCCACCGACTACTGGAAGGTGTCGAGCATCGACGGCACGGTCATCACCACCGCCACCTTCTGGGCCAACCTCTGGAAGACCTGCGTGACCGACTCCACCGGCGTCTCCAACTGCAAGGACTTCCCCTCCATGCTGGCGCTGGACG GTTACATCCAAGCCTGCAGAGGGCTGATGATCTCCGCAGTCTGCCTGGGGTTCTTCGGTTCCGTGTTTGGGCTGATTGGGATGAAGTGTACAAAAGTCGGCGGTTCTGATCAGACCAAAGCAAAAATAGCTTGTTTAGCTGGACTGATTTTCATACTGTCTG GGCTGTGCTCTATGACTGGTTGTTCCCTGTATGCAAACAGGATTACGTCTGAGTTCTTTGATCCTTCTTATATTGCACAAAA GTATGAATTAGGAGCAGCTTTATTCATTGGATGGGCTGGAGCTTCACTCTGCATAATTGGTGGCAGTATATTCTGCTTCTCAATAGCTGAAAACAGTAAATCTCCAAG gAGGGGGTATGCATATAACGGAGCCACATCTGTGATGTCTTCTCGCACAAAGGTTCACAGCAGCGTCCCAGACAAAACCCCACCAAAGCACTTTGACAAGAACGCCTACGTTTA